CTGCTAGTGCTCTAAATTATAAATCAGCTGatggaaaaatatatattttaatatcaaaacatcgttctattttttaatgGAAAGTCAAACAggataaaacaaataaaaacaaatttctatGAAAAGAATAAACATTCATAGCTAAATGATCAACACTTGAACGCATGAAAGCGAGTCTAGCAAATTTATTGAGCTCGGTTGAGAAGTTATGCCATGATTCTAGATGTTATGGATATCCTTTTGACACTCAGTTGCAAAGGCTTGAACTTATATTCTTACGGATGCCAATATGTTTCATagaataaacataaatataaaaatacggATGATGAAACACATCTGCTTGGATCGTTTCCATGGACGCGGAGAATTGCAGggttgtcttcttcttttttttaaatgattgttaaattatatttaccaaaaaaaactgtCCATCATAAGCTGAGATGCTAGCTAGGGTCTAACAACAGTTTTACAATCTTGTGCCAAACCAAAATTGTAGAAGACCTTCGTGTTTCTTGTTGTCCGTAGACCTCAGTAGAACAAGGCGATTCGTCACATTTTAATCCAACTGTTTGTGTAGAACTTGAGCAGAGCGGGAAGCTTCACGGTGAAGCCGATTAATTCGTTCACTCCAAATCATGCGGATGGCAGCCTGCAGAGCATACCTAAAACACACCTTCGACTTGAAATCAAGCTGCATGACCGAGACAGACTGAATAATCTCATTCCAGAACATAGTGCGACTCCCTTGAAGTATACCCAGCGTGAGGTTGCGCCAAGCCCATGAAGTGTACTCACAGGAGAAAAACAGATGGTTTCAAGATTCAGCCGAGTTATTACAAAGCACACAGTGAGTTGGTGCGTCGCAGGGTTATCTTCTTGCTATGCTTATTAGTTTTGTCAATGTACGTGGTTGGCACAAACCAATAGACTTTTTTGAATCGTTTTGATTCGTTCTTTGACATCTTGATTGTCAACTTCATAaccaaagaacaaaaaaaacacaagaaatGGACTTGATGCTTACGTTTGATATATGTAACCCTCAAATATTTTGCTGACAGTTTCTAAAAGAGGTTTTTGAACAAAAGTGTAAGGATTTGATAATGCAATCGTGTAAACCCTATACATtaggtcgtctatttatctcaaTTCAAGGGTTTCGTGTTGATTAGCAGTAAAATGAGAACCCTAACTCTTGTTGAACTTAAGCGACTCTAGGCTTCGGGTTGAGCTCCGTCTCCATACTTATTGGTATTTTGGGGGTTGAAGCATCGCCGCCAAACTTGCGAACGAGGATCTTGAAACACGGAAGCAACACAAGGTACAGCGCAATAAAGAAGAATGGAGTTGCTAAAAGCCACCCTAGTAACTGCAGTAACGAATAAACCAAAGGACTaacaaatcaaagacttatcTTTCAAACCATATATGACTAGGCTAGGGGACTGCAACACGGCAGATTTTATAATGCTGGAAACACGCTTCAAGCCTAGGCAAATGCTCAATGTCGCCTTTGGTATCCGAGGCGCCTTCATTGATCCCTACACAAGAAAACATTAGGTGAGCTATCTTTATTGATCCCTAAACCATTTTAGGACATGGTTGCAAACTTGGAAAAAATTTACTGGATTATATATTAACgtgtaattaaaattttaaaatgcaaaatatACCTTTTTGGAGGCATGAGAGCAGCTTGAGGCATTACAGAGCGAGCTGCTATGTGAAATTGCGTAGCCTCACTATGTTAGGCGATGAATGAGACTGCTTGCCTCATCTTGAAACACAAGATAACGgtaagagaaaagagagagtctCATTGTAGCTACTTACCGCATTACCAATGCTTAAAAAGACTTGCTGGGAGGCTTGACCAGTGAAAACCTTCTTCAGGGCATCTGATGTCAAAGGAAAATGAGGTCCACCTGTGACTTTCTCACCAAGTCTTAGGAAAGGCACCACGAGGCTTTAAGTTAAagataaaccaaaatcaaagtcAGGAACAGAGAGTTGATGATATGAAAAGAATCAAAAGGATGTGTGTGTATAAAGGTTATACGCAAGTTCTGCTGGAGTGGCAATGATGTTAGCCAACATCACGGTAGGAGCATGACAAGCAGATCCAAGAAACGCAATAGCTACTCCACATAGAAACACAGGAACACCGCAT
The nucleotide sequence above comes from Brassica napus cultivar Da-Ae chromosome A9, Da-Ae, whole genome shotgun sequence. Encoded proteins:
- the LOC106359690 gene encoding uncharacterized protein LOC106359690 isoform X1 — encoded protein: MGLSKGRLKAWFNMKITDPLLQILRRGTEPKQLAFSAALGITLGIFPICGVPVFLCGVAIAFLGSACHAPTVMLANIIATPAELALVVPFLRLGEKVTGGPHFPLTSDALKKVFTGQASQQVFLSIGNALLGWLLATPFFFIALYLVLLPCFKILVRKFGGDASTPKIPISMETELNPKPRVA
- the LOC106359690 gene encoding uncharacterized protein LOC106359690 isoform X2, coding for MGLSKGRLKAWFNMKITDPLLQILRRGTEPKQLAFSAALGITLGIFPICGVPVFLCGVAIAFLGSACHAPTVMLANIIATPAELALVVPFLRLGEKVTGGPHFPLTSDALKKVFTGQASQQVFLSIGNAQLAL
- the LOC106359690 gene encoding uncharacterized protein LOC106359690 isoform X3, with translation MGLSKGRLKAWFNMKITDPLLQILRRGTEPKQLAFSAALGITLGIFPICGVPVFLCGVAIAFLGSACHAPTVMLANIIATPAELALVVPFLRLGEKVTGGPHFPLTSDALKKVFTGQASQQVFLSIGNALAL